The sequence TGTTTCTAGCTATTCTTATGGGAGACCCCTGAGAAGTATTTATAAGTGCAAAAGCAATTGCTAACTTCTGGCTATGATGCTTCaacctctctctcttctcttcttcATCTACATCAAGCAAAACTTGTGATGTGTCAGGGGCATAGCCTTCAAATCTCAATTGCCATTCCATCTGGTGTATCATTTCATAGACCTCATCACACTGTGGGTGTGACATATCCTGTGAAACAAACTTGTACACCTTTCTCTGTACCTCAACCAAGCTAAATCCAGGAGTTTGATTCAAGCCTTTGGAAATCAATTCTGTGCGAATCCTGGCAAAATCGTCCCACTTTCGTGCTCGTGCATACATATTTGATAGCACCAAATAGTCACTAGGATTTTGTGAGTTCAAATGGAATAGGTTTTTTGCAGCAATCTCACCTATTTCCATGTTTTGATGAACTCTACAGGCACTAAGAAGGCTCCTCCATATTACATCATTGGGTCTGATTGGCATGCTGTCAATTATCTCCTTGGCTTCATCAAGCTTCCCTGCTCGACCCATGAGGTCGACCAGGCAACCATAATGTTGAACTGTGGGCTCAATCCCATGTTTATATTGCATCCTATTGAAAAACTGGAGACCTTCATCAACAAGGCCGGCATGACCACAAGCACTCAACACACCCACATAGACAACATCATCCGGTGCCAAACCTTCCTTGAGCATTTCTTTGAACACCTCCAATGCTTCTCTGCCATGTCCATGCATAGCCAGACCAGATATAATCACAGAGTAGGACAATTGGTTCTTCTTGTTCATCTTTTGGAAGAGACACAACCCTTTCTCCAAGCACCCACATTTCACATACATATCAATTAAGGAAGTCTTCACTATTAAATTGAGTCCATTAATATTCCTCAACAAAGACGCATGAGTGCACTTACCCAAATCAAGTGCACCCAAATGGGTACAAGCCGAGAGAACACTAACCAATATACTCTCTTCAGGCCTCCAAAATCCCTCGCTCCTCATATCTCCAAACAGAATCAAACACTCACTCCACAT comes from Ziziphus jujuba cultivar Dongzao chromosome 6, ASM3175591v1 and encodes:
- the LOC107405750 gene encoding pentatricopeptide repeat-containing protein At1g31920, which codes for MFSNHGGDGRMIGTTVLNQTHLLLPTKDPPQNPEFNLSLKEQECLSLLKRCKSIEEFKRVHVHFIKFGLFWGSFCEGNLVATCALSDWGSLDYACSIFQQIDEPDTFLYNTMIRGHVKGMNWGQALLLYHEMLERGVEPDNFTYPALLKACSLLRFLEDGKQIHGHIFKLGLQDDVFVQNSLINMYGKCKETDLSCAVFEQMNQKTIASWSAIIAAHASLGMWSECLILFGDMRSEGFWRPEESILVSVLSACTHLGALDLGKCTHASLLRNINGLNLIVKTSLIDMYVKCGCLEKGLCLFQKMNKKNQLSYSVIISGLAMHGHGREALEVFKEMLKEGLAPDDVVYVGVLSACGHAGLVDEGLQFFNRMQYKHGIEPTVQHYGCLVDLMGRAGKLDEAKEIIDSMPIRPNDVIWRSLLSACRVHQNMEIGEIAAKNLFHLNSQNPSDYLVLSNMYARARKWDDFARIRTELISKGLNQTPGFSLVEVQRKVYKFVSQDMSHPQCDEVYEMIHQMEWQLRFEGYAPDTSQVLLDVDEEEKRERLKHHSQKLAIAFALINTSQGSPIRIARNIRMCSDCHTYTKFISTIYKREIIVRDRNRFHHFKDGICSCRDYW